Proteins encoded in a region of the Agromyces protaetiae genome:
- a CDS encoding DUF4012 domain-containing protein produces MLAVAWVGVRALLAKGELEAAVPLASQAQAEVIAQDVEAAVATADLLAQHSAEAAALTSDPIWRAMEVLPWAGENLRGMRVLAAAADRVAAGAVLPLAEASASLDLAAFAPVGGRIDLQPIVDLQAPIRDAATAFERADRMIIDEGVDTAALIAPLADARHRLREVLEEAAPLIASLDRASRLAPAMLGAEGPRDVLLLFQNNAELRSTGGIPGALALLRTDGGGFDLVQQASTSDFAPFDPPVVDLPLETRALWGENTARYIQNVTFTPQFQIGASVAREMWARQFGSAPASVVAVDPIALSYLLRATGPVSLPSGHELTADNAVQLLLTDVYAEFPDPSDQDVFFATAAAAVFEAVSNGGIDPRMLIEALAQAGDEQRILIWNADPAEQAILEDTTLAGGLPTSGDGDQAFGVYLNDMTMSKMDAYLDVQIGSGVQVCRDDGVPQYEVEVTLTNTAPGDAAAILPSYVLGGGSKYEPGQIATSVHVYSEPGTFNLGVTQNGETAAYHPTSDAGYTLSKVEATLAPGESTSWRFSFLGDAPETRTPVIQSTPMIYKNEVSGLALSCDFSIS; encoded by the coding sequence GTGCTCGCAGTTGCGTGGGTCGGCGTCCGGGCGCTCCTCGCCAAGGGCGAGCTCGAGGCTGCGGTGCCGCTCGCCTCGCAAGCGCAGGCGGAGGTGATCGCGCAGGACGTCGAGGCTGCGGTGGCGACGGCCGATCTCTTGGCGCAACACTCCGCGGAGGCCGCCGCACTCACGAGCGACCCCATATGGCGGGCCATGGAGGTCCTGCCCTGGGCCGGAGAAAACCTTCGTGGCATGCGGGTTCTTGCCGCCGCAGCCGACCGTGTTGCCGCGGGAGCGGTCTTGCCCCTCGCCGAGGCCTCCGCCTCACTCGATCTCGCTGCGTTCGCTCCCGTTGGAGGACGCATCGATCTGCAGCCGATCGTCGATCTGCAGGCTCCGATCCGGGACGCAGCAACCGCATTCGAGCGTGCGGACCGCATGATCATCGACGAGGGCGTCGACACCGCGGCTCTGATCGCTCCGCTCGCGGATGCGCGCCACCGTCTGAGGGAGGTGTTGGAAGAGGCGGCGCCCCTCATCGCCTCGCTCGACCGCGCGAGTCGACTGGCGCCTGCGATGCTAGGCGCCGAAGGGCCCCGCGACGTTCTGTTGCTTTTCCAGAACAACGCCGAGCTGCGATCGACGGGCGGCATCCCGGGAGCTCTCGCGCTGCTCCGCACGGACGGCGGCGGTTTCGACCTCGTGCAGCAAGCGAGCACGAGCGACTTCGCTCCGTTCGATCCGCCGGTGGTCGATCTACCCCTCGAGACCCGGGCACTCTGGGGAGAGAACACCGCCAGATATATCCAGAACGTGACGTTCACGCCCCAATTCCAGATCGGTGCGTCGGTGGCGCGGGAAATGTGGGCGCGCCAGTTCGGCAGTGCTCCCGCCTCCGTCGTTGCCGTCGATCCGATTGCCCTGAGCTATCTGCTTCGTGCCACTGGGCCGGTCTCGCTTCCCTCGGGTCATGAACTCACAGCCGACAACGCGGTGCAGCTCTTGCTGACTGACGTCTATGCCGAATTCCCGGATCCGTCTGATCAAGATGTGTTCTTCGCCACGGCGGCCGCCGCGGTGTTCGAGGCGGTGAGTAACGGCGGGATCGACCCGCGCATGCTTATCGAAGCGCTCGCGCAGGCGGGCGACGAACAGCGAATCTTGATCTGGAACGCTGATCCTGCCGAGCAGGCGATCCTCGAGGACACCACGCTCGCGGGCGGCCTGCCCACGTCGGGCGACGGCGATCAAGCCTTCGGTGTGTATCTGAACGACATGACCATGTCGAAGATGGACGCATATCTCGATGTGCAGATCGGCTCGGGCGTGCAGGTGTGCCGTGACGACGGGGTTCCGCAATACGAGGTCGAGGTCACGCTTACGAACACCGCACCGGGCGATGCGGCTGCAATTCTGCCGTCGTACGTGCTCGGCGGCGGATCCAAATACGAGCCGGGCCAGATCGCGACGTCGGTGCACGTGTACTCCGAGCCCGGCACGTTCAACCTGGGCGTGACACAGAACGGGGAGACCGCCGCGTATCATCCGACCTCCGACGCCGGCTATACGCTGAGCAAAGTCGAGGCGACGCTCGCCCCGGGGGAGAGCACCTCGTGGCGCTTCAGCTTCCTCGGCGACGCGCCGGAAACGCGCACTCCCGTAATTCAATCGACACCGATGATTTACAAAAATGAAGTGTCTGGACTCGCGCTTTCCTGTGACTTCTCTATAAGCTGA
- a CDS encoding acyltransferase family protein, giving the protein MPTLFRGDIQGLRALAVLLVLLYHSGVSVLSGGYVGVDVFFVISGFLITSHIWREIDQTGRLRFAQFYARRARRILPASFAVLILSVAAALIWLPPLQHPAMLQAAAATAAYVPNVLFAAQGTNYLAETAPSVFQHYWSLGIEEQFYLIWPLLMLAAFVLTRRSYRGLLITLVILVIGSFALSIIATGVSQPIAFFMLPTRAWELGVGGLLALLVARAPHWLSLPGVPLVGWLGLGMIAASALVFTSSTPFPGWQAAIPVLGTALVILAGSGRSTRLGPARSLSVRPALFLGAISYSLYLVHWPLLVIPQEAIGLSAPLPSWLTLSLGALAIPLAWLSWRFIEEPFRKSGRAAKRPARHSLLTALGASAGVVVLALGGAVAAQGQPLTSGSVAPAAEVTTQPDGTDHVPANMRPTLRSAEHDNPVVYENGCHRESGSSDPAGCMVGDNGDAPLVALFGDSHAAQWYPALARLAESGTIRLDSNSKSRCASASLPEPAYASCSTWRQGVIDRLADTAPDIVILANYASAQVAGSPDPGTEWRDALATTVGKLHESSHVVVMADSPHGRATPAICLSAHLDNASACALPRSDALDEATRAAEASVPETTYVDLTEYFCNEDVCPTVIGDTLVYRDAHHLTATFSASLSAVLEEAIEPILERSALAE; this is encoded by the coding sequence GTGCCAACTTTGTTCCGGGGGGACATTCAAGGCCTCCGCGCACTCGCCGTCCTGCTCGTTTTGCTCTACCACAGTGGTGTTTCTGTGCTGAGCGGCGGCTACGTCGGGGTCGATGTGTTCTTCGTGATCAGCGGGTTCCTGATCACGAGCCATATCTGGCGCGAGATCGACCAAACCGGTCGGCTACGGTTCGCTCAGTTCTATGCGCGACGCGCGCGACGAATCCTGCCCGCATCGTTCGCGGTACTCATCCTCTCAGTCGCAGCAGCACTTATCTGGCTACCACCGTTGCAGCACCCGGCGATGCTTCAAGCTGCTGCCGCCACCGCCGCATACGTACCCAACGTGCTCTTCGCTGCGCAAGGAACTAACTACCTCGCGGAGACGGCGCCGTCTGTCTTCCAGCACTATTGGTCGCTGGGCATTGAAGAGCAGTTCTATCTGATCTGGCCGCTTCTCATGCTTGCGGCGTTCGTGCTCACCCGCCGGTCATATCGCGGCCTGCTCATCACATTGGTCATTCTCGTCATCGGGTCTTTCGCCTTGTCGATCATCGCCACCGGCGTTTCACAGCCCATCGCCTTCTTCATGTTGCCGACGCGGGCCTGGGAACTCGGCGTGGGCGGTTTGCTTGCGCTCCTGGTCGCGCGCGCGCCGCACTGGCTTTCGCTGCCCGGCGTTCCTCTGGTTGGCTGGCTCGGCCTCGGGATGATCGCGGCGTCGGCACTCGTCTTCACGTCATCGACGCCCTTCCCGGGCTGGCAGGCGGCGATCCCCGTTCTTGGGACCGCGCTCGTCATCCTCGCGGGAAGCGGGAGAAGCACGCGGCTGGGCCCGGCGAGGTCGCTGTCGGTGCGACCGGCGCTGTTTCTCGGCGCGATCTCCTACTCGCTGTATCTCGTCCATTGGCCCCTGCTCGTCATTCCCCAGGAGGCGATCGGACTGTCGGCGCCCCTGCCCTCGTGGCTAACCCTCTCGCTTGGCGCTCTTGCCATTCCACTGGCTTGGCTGTCGTGGCGATTCATCGAGGAACCATTCAGGAAGAGCGGCCGGGCCGCAAAGCGCCCGGCCCGGCATTCCCTGCTGACCGCACTCGGTGCCTCAGCCGGCGTTGTCGTGCTTGCGCTCGGAGGAGCGGTCGCAGCCCAGGGCCAGCCGCTCACTTCGGGCAGCGTGGCACCGGCAGCTGAGGTCACGACCCAACCAGACGGGACTGATCACGTCCCGGCGAACATGCGACCAACTCTGCGTAGCGCAGAGCACGACAATCCAGTGGTGTACGAGAACGGATGCCACCGCGAATCGGGCTCAAGCGATCCCGCAGGTTGCATGGTCGGCGACAATGGGGATGCTCCCTTGGTGGCGCTCTTCGGCGACTCACACGCGGCACAGTGGTACCCGGCCCTGGCGCGCCTCGCTGAGAGTGGCACCATCAGACTCGACAGTAACTCCAAGAGTCGCTGCGCATCCGCGTCACTTCCTGAACCGGCGTACGCCTCGTGCTCAACGTGGCGCCAAGGCGTCATTGATCGCCTCGCGGATACCGCGCCGGACATCGTCATCCTCGCGAATTATGCGTCGGCGCAAGTCGCGGGCAGCCCTGATCCGGGCACTGAATGGCGGGACGCACTGGCGACAACAGTTGGCAAACTGCATGAGTCTTCTCACGTTGTTGTGATGGCTGATAGCCCTCACGGGCGAGCGACACCCGCGATATGCCTTTCGGCTCACCTCGACAACGCCTCAGCCTGCGCGCTCCCCCGATCAGATGCTCTGGACGAGGCTACCCGAGCCGCCGAAGCGTCAGTCCCAGAAACGACCTATGTGGACCTCACGGAGTACTTCTGCAACGAGGACGTGTGCCCGACAGTCATCGGGGACACCCTCGTCTATCGCGACGCGCACCACCTGACGGCAACGTTCTCCGCGTCCTTGTCGGCCGTGCTCGAGGAAGCGATCGAGCCGATTCTGGAGAGATCTGCCCTGGCTGAATGA
- a CDS encoding heparan-alpha-glucosaminide N-acetyltransferase domain-containing protein gives MTKVAEPRSATRSRVDGVDTARGLALIGMFIAHAAPVAATLEGAELLAIADERPRLLFALTAGLALGFISGGTRPTPAARGFAGGPARRRLRIQIGIRAVILIALGLIITATVAPLVFIILDVYGVAFLVLLPLLFLPKQVALGVGIVGLAIAPGLAVVLSREQWVADARLARVNLPVDWFISGAYPVIEWVPVMLIGLALARYGMTRPDVIAWTALIGTAAAIVFLPAGVALLELGAQQQLDPSIAASSVTSFAVGESLQALGNVGVGALVVAATVTLTGLARERVRRVASALLSPITAMGAMPFTIYTVHLLVLAAAIRVENGFKTDDSWPLTIGLIVGSMVFAWCWRRFVGRGPLEMGMRFVSGRTRNGGPRAT, from the coding sequence ATGACGAAGGTCGCCGAGCCGCGGAGCGCGACGCGCAGCCGCGTCGACGGCGTCGACACCGCGCGCGGGCTTGCCCTCATCGGCATGTTCATCGCGCACGCGGCTCCGGTTGCGGCAACGCTCGAAGGCGCCGAATTGCTCGCGATCGCCGACGAACGGCCGCGCCTGCTGTTCGCGCTCACCGCAGGGCTCGCACTGGGATTCATCAGCGGTGGCACACGCCCGACGCCGGCCGCCCGAGGGTTCGCCGGCGGGCCCGCGCGCAGGCGCCTCCGTATCCAGATCGGCATCCGCGCGGTCATCCTCATCGCGCTGGGTCTGATCATCACGGCGACCGTCGCGCCGCTCGTATTCATCATCCTCGACGTCTACGGGGTCGCCTTCCTCGTGCTGCTGCCACTCCTGTTCCTGCCGAAGCAGGTCGCGCTCGGTGTCGGCATCGTCGGTCTCGCGATCGCTCCGGGGCTCGCCGTTGTGCTGAGCCGAGAGCAATGGGTCGCCGACGCACGTCTCGCGCGGGTTAATCTGCCCGTCGATTGGTTCATCTCTGGTGCCTACCCGGTGATCGAGTGGGTCCCCGTCATGCTCATCGGCCTCGCCCTCGCGCGATACGGAATGACCAGGCCGGACGTCATCGCGTGGACGGCGTTGATCGGCACCGCTGCGGCAATCGTCTTCCTACCCGCCGGTGTCGCTCTGCTCGAGCTCGGAGCACAGCAGCAACTCGACCCGTCCATCGCGGCCTCGTCGGTCACCAGCTTCGCGGTGGGAGAGTCGCTGCAAGCGCTCGGCAACGTCGGTGTGGGGGCGCTCGTCGTCGCCGCGACCGTGACGCTCACCGGCCTCGCGCGCGAACGGGTTCGCCGCGTGGCATCCGCTCTGCTCTCGCCGATCACCGCGATGGGCGCGATGCCGTTCACGATCTACACCGTGCACCTCCTTGTACTTGCGGCCGCGATCCGCGTCGAGAACGGCTTCAAGACCGATGACTCGTGGCCGCTCACGATCGGACTCATCGTGGGGTCGATGGTGTTCGCCTGGTGCTGGCGCCGGTTCGTGGGGCGCGGGCCGCTCGAGATGGGGATGCGGTTCGTGAGTGGGCGGACCCGCAATGGCGGACCGCGCGCAACGTAA
- a CDS encoding IS3 family transposase, producing the protein MRLAGVRGVRKSKRVFTTRSDRTLSFPKDLVNRRFTAPAPRRLWVCDVTYVATWSGFAYVAFVTDVYSRRIVGWNVAATLRSEILPMQALDMAAWGAGGRLDGLVHHADHGSNYTAMVYTDRIVELGAIPSTGTVGDSFDNAMAEAVNNLYKTELIRQRGPWRTVEQVELATLEWVWWWNNQRLHGELDMRTPIEVENAYFADLKSAHPAPAGQAIQ; encoded by the coding sequence ATGCGCCTGGCCGGAGTGCGCGGGGTGAGGAAGTCGAAGCGGGTGTTCACGACCCGCTCCGACCGGACGCTGTCGTTCCCGAAGGATCTCGTCAATCGGCGATTCACCGCGCCGGCGCCTCGGCGACTGTGGGTGTGTGACGTGACCTATGTCGCGACGTGGTCCGGGTTTGCGTATGTCGCCTTCGTCACCGATGTCTACTCCAGACGCATCGTCGGGTGGAACGTCGCTGCCACGCTGCGGTCGGAGATCCTGCCGATGCAGGCGCTCGATATGGCCGCGTGGGGCGCCGGCGGCCGGCTGGACGGGTTGGTCCATCACGCGGACCACGGGTCGAACTACACCGCGATGGTCTACACCGACCGGATCGTCGAGCTCGGCGCGATCCCGTCCACCGGGACCGTCGGCGACAGCTTTGATAACGCGATGGCGGAGGCGGTGAACAACCTCTACAAGACCGAGCTGATCCGCCAGCGAGGGCCGTGGCGGACGGTCGAGCAGGTCGAGCTCGCGACGCTGGAGTGGGTGTGGTGGTGGAACAACCAGCGCCTGCACGGCGAGCTCGACATGCGCACCCCCATCGAGGTCGAGAACGCGTACTTCGCTGACCTGAAATCAGCCCACCCGGCACCTGCCGGACAAGCAATCCAATAG
- a CDS encoding universal stress protein — protein MTEIAVGVSNAGAASERAVRWAAEHAGARGARLRLVHVVDRAIEATGDAELLLAAQTGARDSLEAARVTADSAAPGIEIVTDLQQGRAEEVFERISKSVELLVVATDWHGGRRPSRRGVHSLRIAAASHAPVAVIPDVDLTARNGVVVGVDGSPEGARALEFAVHEAERIGEPLIAVHAWDIAVIAGGEYGYGVAMVGTDELSQAAEELLDEALESIVSTHPNVEIVRRVITGDPVTALADEAVDAKMLIVGSHGRGPLARFLLGSVSHGVLSHLEAPTVVVR, from the coding sequence ATGACAGAGATCGCGGTCGGAGTCAGCAACGCCGGAGCGGCGAGCGAGCGAGCCGTGCGGTGGGCGGCCGAACACGCAGGGGCCCGAGGCGCTCGTCTCCGGCTCGTTCACGTGGTCGACCGGGCGATCGAAGCGACCGGCGACGCCGAGCTGCTCCTCGCCGCGCAGACGGGTGCTCGCGACTCCCTTGAAGCTGCCCGCGTGACCGCTGACTCCGCCGCCCCGGGGATCGAGATCGTCACCGACCTTCAGCAGGGTCGCGCCGAGGAGGTCTTCGAGCGTATCTCAAAGTCCGTCGAGCTGCTCGTCGTCGCAACGGACTGGCACGGCGGGCGACGACCCAGCCGCCGCGGCGTGCACAGCCTCCGCATCGCCGCAGCGAGCCACGCGCCGGTGGCGGTCATCCCGGACGTCGACCTCACTGCCCGAAACGGCGTCGTAGTGGGCGTCGACGGGTCTCCCGAGGGGGCACGCGCGCTCGAATTCGCCGTGCACGAGGCGGAACGTATCGGTGAGCCGCTCATCGCCGTGCACGCGTGGGACATCGCGGTCATCGCCGGCGGCGAATACGGGTACGGCGTCGCGATGGTCGGCACCGACGAACTCAGCCAGGCGGCCGAGGAGCTGCTCGATGAGGCGCTCGAGTCGATCGTCAGCACGCACCCGAATGTCGAGATCGTTCGCCGGGTCATCACGGGCGACCCAGTCACAGCACTCGCCGATGAAGCCGTCGACGCGAAGATGCTCATCGTCGGCAGCCACGGCCGTGGCCCGCTTGCACGCTTCCTCCTCGGGTCGGTGAGCCACGGCGTGCTCTCGCACCTCGAAGCGCCCACGGTCGTAGTGCGCTGA
- a CDS encoding LPXTG cell wall anchor domain-containing protein, which produces MLRKLFAGAAVAVVALFAAPAAANAYGEQPPIAETVQAGEAVALTFTGLPPNTPSTAVAPDAVTLAILKAGTASKPTDANGSVTYTASATQPGTYTITVTAGQSVATATLTVVPADGSGPGTGPGTGPGAGPDSGLPSTGVDTVLFMWIGGGALLLGAALVVVLSTVRRSRNQA; this is translated from the coding sequence ATGCTTAGAAAGCTCTTTGCTGGCGCGGCCGTCGCGGTCGTCGCCCTGTTCGCGGCACCGGCCGCGGCGAACGCGTACGGCGAACAGCCGCCAATCGCGGAGACCGTCCAGGCGGGCGAGGCGGTCGCACTCACGTTTACGGGTCTGCCGCCGAACACGCCCTCCACCGCCGTTGCACCTGACGCCGTCACGCTCGCCATCCTGAAGGCGGGCACGGCTTCGAAGCCGACCGACGCGAACGGCTCGGTCACCTACACAGCATCGGCTACCCAGCCGGGCACCTACACGATCACGGTCACCGCGGGCCAGAGCGTCGCCACGGCGACGCTGACGGTCGTCCCGGCTGACGGCAGCGGCCCCGGCACGGGCCCTGGCACCGGCCCGGGCGCGGGCCCTGACAGCGGTCTCCCCAGCACCGGTGTGGACACGGTCCTGTTCATGTGGATCGGTGGTGGCGCCCTGCTGCTCGGTGCCGCACTGGTCGTCGTGCTCTCGACGGTCCGCCGCTCGCGCAACCAGGCCTGA
- a CDS encoding VanZ family protein yields MPRPVLRPKPVLAALGGYVGGVALIAFWPTPVDRPVSGALRGVLNRLHEIGVPAWFNYAFVEFAANVMLFVPLGFLVAALLGRRRAWVAIIVGALASIAIECVQWLMLPERYPSAGDVLANTIGAGIGAAVLAVVVSWPSHSRSA; encoded by the coding sequence ATGCCTCGCCCCGTGCTCCGACCGAAGCCTGTCCTTGCGGCGCTCGGCGGCTATGTGGGCGGGGTGGCACTCATCGCGTTCTGGCCGACACCGGTAGACCGGCCCGTGTCAGGAGCATTGCGCGGTGTGCTGAACCGGTTGCACGAGATCGGCGTTCCGGCGTGGTTCAACTACGCCTTCGTCGAGTTCGCTGCGAACGTGATGCTGTTCGTGCCGCTGGGGTTCCTGGTCGCCGCGCTGCTTGGCCGACGGCGTGCGTGGGTCGCGATCATCGTCGGCGCGCTTGCGAGCATCGCGATCGAGTGCGTGCAGTGGCTGATGCTGCCCGAACGCTATCCGTCGGCGGGCGACGTGCTCGCGAACACCATCGGTGCAGGCATTGGCGCCGCCGTCCTCGCCGTGGTGGTGTCCTGGCCGTCGCATTCGCGCTCGGCGTAG